One genomic segment of Danio aesculapii chromosome 15, fDanAes4.1, whole genome shotgun sequence includes these proteins:
- the usf1 gene encoding upstream stimulatory factor 1 isoform X6, translating into MKGQPKSSEPDVSVPVIEEGAVATAEDPSAITTIQSASTFSTDQPIKYLFKTEGAGGQVTYRVIQVADGQLEAQPDGTTAVSVVTGFPATTQPVTQAVFSQSEGLEGDGTETHYTYYPATISDATAGTMVTGVQASDALLSQSAPAGQLYVMMSPQEVLTGANQSKSEGPRTSRDEKRRAQHNEVERRRRDKINNWIVQLSKTIPDCTIDSTKTGQSKGGILSKACDYIQELRQSNSRLGDELNSIERLRMDNQLLRQEVEDWKSKNQILRNQLRQHGIVAAASADPQ; encoded by the exons ATGAAAGG ACAACCGAAAAGTTCTGAACCTGATGTCAGTGTTCCAGTCATTGAAGAAG GGGCAGTTGCTACTGCAGAAGACCCATCCGCAATCACAACTATTCAATCTGCATCTACGTTTTCCACGGACCAGCCGATTAAATACCTTTTCAAGACGGAGGGAGCTGGGGGGCAG GTTACATACCGAGTAATTCAGGTTGCAGATGGACAGCTGGAGGCTCAACCTGATGGCACAACAGCTGTTAGTGTAGTGACTGGGTTTCCTGCCACAACACAGCCGGTTACGCAG GCTGTTTTCTCTCAGTCAGAAGGCTTGGAGGGAGATGGCACAGAAACCCATTACACGTATTATCCTGCTACTATCTCAGATGCTACTGCAGGCACAATGGTGACAGGTGTTCAGGCCTCAGATGCTCTGCTCAGTCAGAGTGCTCCTGCAG GTCAGTTGTATGTTATGATGTCACCACAGGAGGTCCTTACCGGAGCCAACCAGAG CAAATCGGAGGGTCCAAGAACTTCAAGAGATGAGAAAAGACGAGCTCAGCACAATGAAG TTGAGCGAAGGCGAAGAGACAAAATTAATAACTGGATTGTTCAGCTCTCAAAAACTATTCCAGACTGCACCATCGACTCCACTAAAACTGGACAG AGCAAAGGTGGGATTCTATCAAAGGCCTGCGATTACATTCAGGAGCTTCGACAAAGTAACAGCCGGTTAGGAGATGAGCTAAACAGCATTGAGAGGTTGAGGATGGATAACCAGCTGTTACGACAAGAg gtggAAGACTGGAAATCTAAGAATCAGATATTGAGGAACCAGCTCCGGCAGCATGGCATAGTTGCAGCAGCAAGTGCAGATCCTCAGTGA
- the usf1 gene encoding upstream stimulatory factor 1 isoform X3, giving the protein MKGQPKSSEPDVSVPVIEEEDPSAITTIQSASTFSTDQPIKYLFKTEGAGGQVGELYPPSGQVTYRVIQVADGQLEAQPDGTTAVSVVTGFPATTQPVTQAVFSQSEGLEGDGTETHYTYYPATISDATAGTMVTGVQASDALLSQSAPAGQLYVMMSPQEVLTGANQRSIAPRTQAYNAKSEGPRTSRDEKRRAQHNEVERRRRDKINNWIVQLSKTIPDCTIDSTKTGQSKGGILSKACDYIQELRQSNSRLGDELNSIERLRMDNQLLRQEVEDWKSKNQILRNQLRQHGIVAAASADPQ; this is encoded by the exons ATGAAAGG ACAACCGAAAAGTTCTGAACCTGATGTCAGTGTTCCAGTCATTGAAGAAG AAGACCCATCCGCAATCACAACTATTCAATCTGCATCTACGTTTTCCACGGACCAGCCGATTAAATACCTTTTCAAGACGGAGGGAGCTGGGGGGCAGGTAGGGGAGCTGTACCCTCCCTCGGGGCAG GTTACATACCGAGTAATTCAGGTTGCAGATGGACAGCTGGAGGCTCAACCTGATGGCACAACAGCTGTTAGTGTAGTGACTGGGTTTCCTGCCACAACACAGCCGGTTACGCAG GCTGTTTTCTCTCAGTCAGAAGGCTTGGAGGGAGATGGCACAGAAACCCATTACACGTATTATCCTGCTACTATCTCAGATGCTACTGCAGGCACAATGGTGACAGGTGTTCAGGCCTCAGATGCTCTGCTCAGTCAGAGTGCTCCTGCAG GTCAGTTGTATGTTATGATGTCACCACAGGAGGTCCTTACCGGAGCCAACCAGAGGTCTATTGCACCTCGTACACAAGCTTACAATGC CAAATCGGAGGGTCCAAGAACTTCAAGAGATGAGAAAAGACGAGCTCAGCACAATGAAG TTGAGCGAAGGCGAAGAGACAAAATTAATAACTGGATTGTTCAGCTCTCAAAAACTATTCCAGACTGCACCATCGACTCCACTAAAACTGGACAG AGCAAAGGTGGGATTCTATCAAAGGCCTGCGATTACATTCAGGAGCTTCGACAAAGTAACAGCCGGTTAGGAGATGAGCTAAACAGCATTGAGAGGTTGAGGATGGATAACCAGCTGTTACGACAAGAg gtggAAGACTGGAAATCTAAGAATCAGATATTGAGGAACCAGCTCCGGCAGCATGGCATAGTTGCAGCAGCAAGTGCAGATCCTCAGTGA
- the usf1 gene encoding upstream stimulatory factor 1 isoform X5: MKGQPKSSEPDVSVPVIEEGAVATAEDPSAITTIQSASTFSTDQPIKYLFKTEGAGGQVGELYPPSGQVTYRVIQVADGQLEAQPDGTTAVSVVTGFPATTQPVTQAVFSQSEGLEGDGTETHYTYYPATISDATAGTMVTGVQASDALLSQSAPAGQLYVMMSPQEVLTGANQSKSEGPRTSRDEKRRAQHNEVERRRRDKINNWIVQLSKTIPDCTIDSTKTGQSKGGILSKACDYIQELRQSNSRLGDELNSIERLRMDNQLLRQEVEDWKSKNQILRNQLRQHGIVAAASADPQ; this comes from the exons ATGAAAGG ACAACCGAAAAGTTCTGAACCTGATGTCAGTGTTCCAGTCATTGAAGAAG GGGCAGTTGCTACTGCAGAAGACCCATCCGCAATCACAACTATTCAATCTGCATCTACGTTTTCCACGGACCAGCCGATTAAATACCTTTTCAAGACGGAGGGAGCTGGGGGGCAGGTAGGGGAGCTGTACCCTCCCTCGGGGCAG GTTACATACCGAGTAATTCAGGTTGCAGATGGACAGCTGGAGGCTCAACCTGATGGCACAACAGCTGTTAGTGTAGTGACTGGGTTTCCTGCCACAACACAGCCGGTTACGCAG GCTGTTTTCTCTCAGTCAGAAGGCTTGGAGGGAGATGGCACAGAAACCCATTACACGTATTATCCTGCTACTATCTCAGATGCTACTGCAGGCACAATGGTGACAGGTGTTCAGGCCTCAGATGCTCTGCTCAGTCAGAGTGCTCCTGCAG GTCAGTTGTATGTTATGATGTCACCACAGGAGGTCCTTACCGGAGCCAACCAGAG CAAATCGGAGGGTCCAAGAACTTCAAGAGATGAGAAAAGACGAGCTCAGCACAATGAAG TTGAGCGAAGGCGAAGAGACAAAATTAATAACTGGATTGTTCAGCTCTCAAAAACTATTCCAGACTGCACCATCGACTCCACTAAAACTGGACAG AGCAAAGGTGGGATTCTATCAAAGGCCTGCGATTACATTCAGGAGCTTCGACAAAGTAACAGCCGGTTAGGAGATGAGCTAAACAGCATTGAGAGGTTGAGGATGGATAACCAGCTGTTACGACAAGAg gtggAAGACTGGAAATCTAAGAATCAGATATTGAGGAACCAGCTCCGGCAGCATGGCATAGTTGCAGCAGCAAGTGCAGATCCTCAGTGA
- the usf1 gene encoding upstream stimulatory factor 1 isoform X4 yields MKGQPKSSEPDVSVPVIEEGAVATAEDPSAITTIQSASTFSTDQPIKYLFKTEGAGGQVTYRVIQVADGQLEAQPDGTTAVSVVTGFPATTQPVTQAVFSQSEGLEGDGTETHYTYYPATISDATAGTMVTGVQASDALLSQSAPAGQLYVMMSPQEVLTGANQRSIAPRTQAYNAKSEGPRTSRDEKRRAQHNEVERRRRDKINNWIVQLSKTIPDCTIDSTKTGQSKGGILSKACDYIQELRQSNSRLGDELNSIERLRMDNQLLRQEVEDWKSKNQILRNQLRQHGIVAAASADPQ; encoded by the exons ATGAAAGG ACAACCGAAAAGTTCTGAACCTGATGTCAGTGTTCCAGTCATTGAAGAAG GGGCAGTTGCTACTGCAGAAGACCCATCCGCAATCACAACTATTCAATCTGCATCTACGTTTTCCACGGACCAGCCGATTAAATACCTTTTCAAGACGGAGGGAGCTGGGGGGCAG GTTACATACCGAGTAATTCAGGTTGCAGATGGACAGCTGGAGGCTCAACCTGATGGCACAACAGCTGTTAGTGTAGTGACTGGGTTTCCTGCCACAACACAGCCGGTTACGCAG GCTGTTTTCTCTCAGTCAGAAGGCTTGGAGGGAGATGGCACAGAAACCCATTACACGTATTATCCTGCTACTATCTCAGATGCTACTGCAGGCACAATGGTGACAGGTGTTCAGGCCTCAGATGCTCTGCTCAGTCAGAGTGCTCCTGCAG GTCAGTTGTATGTTATGATGTCACCACAGGAGGTCCTTACCGGAGCCAACCAGAGGTCTATTGCACCTCGTACACAAGCTTACAATGC CAAATCGGAGGGTCCAAGAACTTCAAGAGATGAGAAAAGACGAGCTCAGCACAATGAAG TTGAGCGAAGGCGAAGAGACAAAATTAATAACTGGATTGTTCAGCTCTCAAAAACTATTCCAGACTGCACCATCGACTCCACTAAAACTGGACAG AGCAAAGGTGGGATTCTATCAAAGGCCTGCGATTACATTCAGGAGCTTCGACAAAGTAACAGCCGGTTAGGAGATGAGCTAAACAGCATTGAGAGGTTGAGGATGGATAACCAGCTGTTACGACAAGAg gtggAAGACTGGAAATCTAAGAATCAGATATTGAGGAACCAGCTCCGGCAGCATGGCATAGTTGCAGCAGCAAGTGCAGATCCTCAGTGA
- the usf1 gene encoding upstream stimulatory factor 1 isoform X2: MKGQPKSSEPDVSVPVIEEVATAEDPSAITTIQSASTFSTDQPIKYLFKTEGAGGQVGELYPPSGQVTYRVIQVADGQLEAQPDGTTAVSVVTGFPATTQPVTQAVFSQSEGLEGDGTETHYTYYPATISDATAGTMVTGVQASDALLSQSAPAGQLYVMMSPQEVLTGANQRSIAPRTQAYNAKSEGPRTSRDEKRRAQHNEVERRRRDKINNWIVQLSKTIPDCTIDSTKTGQSKGGILSKACDYIQELRQSNSRLGDELNSIERLRMDNQLLRQEVEDWKSKNQILRNQLRQHGIVAAASADPQ; encoded by the exons ATGAAAGG ACAACCGAAAAGTTCTGAACCTGATGTCAGTGTTCCAGTCATTGAAGAAG TTGCTACTGCAGAAGACCCATCCGCAATCACAACTATTCAATCTGCATCTACGTTTTCCACGGACCAGCCGATTAAATACCTTTTCAAGACGGAGGGAGCTGGGGGGCAGGTAGGGGAGCTGTACCCTCCCTCGGGGCAG GTTACATACCGAGTAATTCAGGTTGCAGATGGACAGCTGGAGGCTCAACCTGATGGCACAACAGCTGTTAGTGTAGTGACTGGGTTTCCTGCCACAACACAGCCGGTTACGCAG GCTGTTTTCTCTCAGTCAGAAGGCTTGGAGGGAGATGGCACAGAAACCCATTACACGTATTATCCTGCTACTATCTCAGATGCTACTGCAGGCACAATGGTGACAGGTGTTCAGGCCTCAGATGCTCTGCTCAGTCAGAGTGCTCCTGCAG GTCAGTTGTATGTTATGATGTCACCACAGGAGGTCCTTACCGGAGCCAACCAGAGGTCTATTGCACCTCGTACACAAGCTTACAATGC CAAATCGGAGGGTCCAAGAACTTCAAGAGATGAGAAAAGACGAGCTCAGCACAATGAAG TTGAGCGAAGGCGAAGAGACAAAATTAATAACTGGATTGTTCAGCTCTCAAAAACTATTCCAGACTGCACCATCGACTCCACTAAAACTGGACAG AGCAAAGGTGGGATTCTATCAAAGGCCTGCGATTACATTCAGGAGCTTCGACAAAGTAACAGCCGGTTAGGAGATGAGCTAAACAGCATTGAGAGGTTGAGGATGGATAACCAGCTGTTACGACAAGAg gtggAAGACTGGAAATCTAAGAATCAGATATTGAGGAACCAGCTCCGGCAGCATGGCATAGTTGCAGCAGCAAGTGCAGATCCTCAGTGA
- the usf1 gene encoding upstream stimulatory factor 1 isoform X1 → MKGQPKSSEPDVSVPVIEEGAVATAEDPSAITTIQSASTFSTDQPIKYLFKTEGAGGQVGELYPPSGQVTYRVIQVADGQLEAQPDGTTAVSVVTGFPATTQPVTQAVFSQSEGLEGDGTETHYTYYPATISDATAGTMVTGVQASDALLSQSAPAGQLYVMMSPQEVLTGANQRSIAPRTQAYNAKSEGPRTSRDEKRRAQHNEVERRRRDKINNWIVQLSKTIPDCTIDSTKTGQSKGGILSKACDYIQELRQSNSRLGDELNSIERLRMDNQLLRQEVEDWKSKNQILRNQLRQHGIVAAASADPQ, encoded by the exons ATGAAAGG ACAACCGAAAAGTTCTGAACCTGATGTCAGTGTTCCAGTCATTGAAGAAG GGGCAGTTGCTACTGCAGAAGACCCATCCGCAATCACAACTATTCAATCTGCATCTACGTTTTCCACGGACCAGCCGATTAAATACCTTTTCAAGACGGAGGGAGCTGGGGGGCAGGTAGGGGAGCTGTACCCTCCCTCGGGGCAG GTTACATACCGAGTAATTCAGGTTGCAGATGGACAGCTGGAGGCTCAACCTGATGGCACAACAGCTGTTAGTGTAGTGACTGGGTTTCCTGCCACAACACAGCCGGTTACGCAG GCTGTTTTCTCTCAGTCAGAAGGCTTGGAGGGAGATGGCACAGAAACCCATTACACGTATTATCCTGCTACTATCTCAGATGCTACTGCAGGCACAATGGTGACAGGTGTTCAGGCCTCAGATGCTCTGCTCAGTCAGAGTGCTCCTGCAG GTCAGTTGTATGTTATGATGTCACCACAGGAGGTCCTTACCGGAGCCAACCAGAGGTCTATTGCACCTCGTACACAAGCTTACAATGC CAAATCGGAGGGTCCAAGAACTTCAAGAGATGAGAAAAGACGAGCTCAGCACAATGAAG TTGAGCGAAGGCGAAGAGACAAAATTAATAACTGGATTGTTCAGCTCTCAAAAACTATTCCAGACTGCACCATCGACTCCACTAAAACTGGACAG AGCAAAGGTGGGATTCTATCAAAGGCCTGCGATTACATTCAGGAGCTTCGACAAAGTAACAGCCGGTTAGGAGATGAGCTAAACAGCATTGAGAGGTTGAGGATGGATAACCAGCTGTTACGACAAGAg gtggAAGACTGGAAATCTAAGAATCAGATATTGAGGAACCAGCTCCGGCAGCATGGCATAGTTGCAGCAGCAAGTGCAGATCCTCAGTGA